Within the Corallococcus silvisoli genome, the region CGCGCGTCCTGGCGGAGCTGTTGCCGCCGCTGCTCCCGGACGGGCGCAGCCTCCTGTGGGAGGCGTGCGGGAAGAAGTTCACCGGCCTCACCTACCTGGAGGCCGACCGGCTCAGCCGCCAGAACAAGGAGTTCATCAAGGAGCTGTTCCCCGCGTCGGACATCTACGCGTCGCTGTTCCCGGATCGCGTGCAGCGGGTGCTGGGCGAAGTGGGGCCGGCCACGCGCGGCGTGCAGCGGATGCTGGAGCGGGTGGGCTTCCGGTACGTGGAGCGCATCGACCCGTTCGACGGCGGCCCGCACTTCGAGGCGAACACGGCCGACGTCAGCCTGGTGCGCCGCTACCGCACGATGAAGCTGGCGGACGAGGACTTCGAGCTGGAGGGCGATGACGTGCTCGTCGCCGCCGAGCGCGAATCCGGCCGCAACCGCTTCCGCTCCGTGCGGTGCCAGGCGCGGTTGGACAACACGGTCATCTACCTGCCGGCCCGCGCCAAGGAGATCCTGGAAGTGAAGGCCGGCGCGAAGCTGTCCATCATTCCGTTCGAGTAGCGCGCACCACGCGCCAGTCCCCGCGCAGGAGCGACAACCAGCGCTCCCCGGCCTCCAGGCCGGGGCCTTCGGGGGACACCAGCGCCAGCGGCAGGTGCGTATCGGGACGCACGGGATCCAACGACGTGGGGTCCAGGTCCAGCGTCCCGCCCCCGCGCAGCGCCACCCGAACCCAGGCGTGCGGCCGCGCGGGGCCGCCGTCCACCACCAGCAGCCCGTGCACCAGCCCCACCTTCCGCCCCTGGGCGCGCGCCAGGGACGCGAAGCGCAGCGCATGGGCCAGACAGCCGC harbors:
- a CDS encoding arginine N-succinyltransferase, coding for MLVLRDVQKTDLPGLKRLAAVLNTVNLPNNEETLEAIIDKSVKSFAGKVKDPFEREYLFVLEDVRNSLIIGTSMIIAQHGTYDAPHIYYEVSEREHYSASLERHLRHKVLSIAYNYEGPTEIGGLVVDPPYRATPDKPGKQLSFVRFLFIAMHRRLFRPRVLAELLPPLLPDGRSLLWEACGKKFTGLTYLEADRLSRQNKEFIKELFPASDIYASLFPDRVQRVLGEVGPATRGVQRMLERVGFRYVERIDPFDGGPHFEANTADVSLVRRYRTMKLADEDFELEGDDVLVAAERESGRNRFRSVRCQARLDNTVIYLPARAKEILEVKAGAKLSIIPFE